In a single window of the Blastopirellula retiformator genome:
- the aroH gene encoding chorismate mutase has product MSIACRGVRGATTVDHNDRDEILRATRELLALMIRQNGIEGRDVGSAIFTVTSDLNAEFPALAARQLGWMDVPLICTHEISVPGSLPLCIRIMLHWNTAKCQKEIRHVYIKEAVRLRPDLSDLPPVDWKSLEAWIDAQMSNVK; this is encoded by the coding sequence ATGTCGATTGCCTGCCGAGGCGTCCGCGGCGCCACTACCGTCGATCACAATGATCGTGACGAGATCCTACGCGCGACGCGTGAACTATTAGCTCTGATGATTCGCCAGAACGGCATTGAAGGGCGGGATGTTGGCAGCGCGATCTTCACTGTGACCAGCGATTTGAACGCCGAGTTCCCCGCGCTGGCCGCTCGGCAGCTCGGCTGGATGGATGTTCCGCTGATCTGTACCCATGAAATCAGCGTACCTGGGTCTCTACCGCTCTGTATTCGGATCATGCTCCACTGGAACACTGCTAAGTGTCAGAAGGAGATTCGGCACGTCTACATTAAGGAGGCGGTTCGACTGCGACCCGACCTTTCTGATCTTCCACCAGTCGATTGGAAGTCTCTCGAGGCTTGGATCGACGCCCAGATGTCAAACGTGAAGTAG
- a CDS encoding AraC family transcriptional regulator yields the protein MSTELQRQFFERMGTRHQLQNLYDALPDVFFFTKNRESRMIWANRQLVRRLGASDEKELIGAYDWEFFPKEIAEKYRADDCYVMETGQQIRNRVEVFYDETKILDWHITSKMPVYSEHGDEIIGVAGVIRSYKEGQRWAAPASELEDVVEFMRTSAGAKATIEEIAERAQLSTRQLNRKFQAVFGMSARDFKIRTRLNAAAHDLANSDHSIQQIAKANEFSDQSTFSRQFRNHMGMTPLEYRRSYQRGG from the coding sequence ATGTCCACCGAACTTCAGAGGCAGTTTTTCGAGCGGATGGGGACCCGGCATCAGCTGCAAAATCTGTATGACGCGCTGCCAGACGTCTTCTTCTTTACGAAGAATCGAGAAAGCCGCATGATCTGGGCGAATCGGCAGCTGGTTCGCCGCTTGGGAGCCTCGGATGAGAAAGAGCTGATCGGCGCCTACGATTGGGAGTTTTTCCCCAAGGAGATCGCCGAAAAGTACCGAGCCGATGATTGCTATGTCATGGAGACAGGCCAGCAGATTCGCAACCGGGTCGAAGTTTTCTACGACGAGACGAAGATTCTCGATTGGCATATCACCAGCAAGATGCCGGTCTACAGCGAGCATGGCGACGAGATTATCGGCGTCGCGGGAGTAATTCGTAGCTACAAGGAAGGGCAGCGCTGGGCGGCGCCTGCATCGGAACTGGAGGATGTGGTCGAGTTCATGCGAACGTCGGCCGGCGCCAAGGCGACGATCGAAGAAATTGCAGAAAGGGCGCAGCTATCGACGCGGCAACTGAATCGCAAATTTCAGGCGGTGTTCGGAATGAGTGCCCGGGACTTCAAGATTCGCACACGACTGAACGCCGCGGCCCACGACCTGGCAAATTCTGATCACTCGATTCAGCAGATCGCGAAGGCGAACGAATTTTCGGATCAGAGCACCTTTAGTCGTCAGTTCCGCAATCATATGGGAATGACTCCGCTGGAATATCGGCGGAGTTATCAGCGCGGCGGTTAG
- a CDS encoding ABC transporter permease, with product MSEPVIRVEGLSRTFGDLVAVDDVSFDVQRGAIFGLLGPNGSGKSTIIRMLCGVLEPSAGDASVLGFDVRTQPEEIKRRIGYMSQKFSLYGDLSVRENLDFYGRIYGLPDLRLTERRQAVLDLTGLEDRIDQLAGTLSGGWKQRLALACALIHEPDVLFLDEPTAGIDPVARRQLWDLLFELAAQGVTLFVTTHYMDEAERCTDVGYIFMSKLLVLGRGEELKQLPDVTPMGTKRLEIDAHNPSAGLTKLAHVPQVHDATLFGEMIHALVDESYTHQQLADDLETAVDKLPIREIEPTLEDVFVTLTKKAEERRDNGEPAQTVRLESAREVAEEMEAPSPAPPRQHKSTLTGHSTDGLLAIFVKEMSHIRRQPSTLFFMFVVPVMQILIFGYAIDIQIENIPMVVYDLDGRQDSQRLIDALVNTRKLKLIDRVYDEDSFHRSLTSGRAKVGVRIPPNYSDSLAQGRQAQVQVLIDGSDSQVATTAQNAVALLGLNLSIGRAKNSAGEVQRAPARDQWGELALPIDIRPRLLYNPDLESARFFVPGLVGIILQLVTLFLTAFAIVRERELGTLEQLFVTPVGRAGLVLGKLIPYSIIGLVEMLLVLTVMVYVFGVPIRGNLFLLTVLSALFIVCSLGLGLLVSTLAKTQVAALQFSFLIMLPSVLLSGFMFPRSEMPLPIYLVTFAIPVTYFIEILRGIVLRNADFVDLIPSIAGLSICCFVILSLSIARFRKQLD from the coding sequence ATGAGCGAGCCCGTTATCCGAGTCGAGGGACTTTCTCGCACGTTCGGCGATCTGGTCGCCGTCGATGACGTCAGTTTCGACGTCCAGCGGGGCGCCATCTTCGGATTACTCGGCCCTAACGGCAGCGGCAAGTCGACGATCATTCGGATGTTGTGCGGCGTGCTTGAGCCGTCGGCAGGCGACGCGTCGGTCCTGGGCTTCGACGTTCGCACTCAGCCTGAGGAGATCAAACGTCGCATCGGCTACATGTCGCAGAAGTTCAGTCTGTACGGCGACCTGTCGGTGCGGGAGAACCTCGACTTCTACGGGCGAATCTATGGCCTGCCTGACCTGCGCCTGACCGAGCGTCGCCAAGCGGTGCTTGATCTGACGGGTCTGGAAGATCGCATCGACCAACTGGCGGGAACGCTCTCGGGCGGTTGGAAGCAACGGCTGGCGCTCGCCTGTGCTTTGATTCATGAACCGGACGTGCTGTTTCTGGACGAGCCGACCGCCGGGATCGATCCGGTCGCGCGGCGGCAGTTGTGGGATCTGTTGTTTGAACTGGCCGCCCAGGGGGTGACGCTGTTCGTGACGACCCACTACATGGACGAAGCGGAACGTTGCACCGACGTCGGCTATATCTTCATGTCGAAGCTGCTGGTGCTCGGTCGCGGCGAAGAGCTGAAACAACTGCCTGACGTGACGCCTATGGGAACCAAGCGGCTGGAGATCGACGCCCATAATCCCTCGGCCGGGCTGACCAAACTGGCCCACGTGCCGCAGGTGCATGACGCGACGCTGTTTGGCGAGATGATCCACGCGCTGGTTGACGAGTCGTACACCCACCAGCAGTTGGCCGACGACCTGGAGACGGCCGTCGACAAGTTGCCGATCCGCGAGATCGAACCGACGCTGGAGGATGTCTTCGTCACGCTGACCAAGAAGGCGGAAGAGCGCCGCGACAATGGCGAACCGGCGCAAACGGTTCGCCTGGAGTCGGCCCGCGAGGTTGCCGAAGAGATGGAGGCGCCCTCCCCCGCTCCGCCTCGCCAGCACAAATCGACGCTCACCGGCCATTCGACCGATGGCCTGCTGGCGATCTTCGTCAAAGAGATGTCGCACATTCGCCGCCAACCGAGCACCCTCTTCTTCATGTTCGTCGTGCCGGTGATGCAGATCTTGATCTTCGGCTACGCGATCGACATTCAAATTGAAAACATCCCGATGGTGGTCTACGACCTCGATGGTCGCCAAGACAGCCAGCGGCTGATCGACGCCCTGGTCAACACCCGCAAGCTGAAGCTGATCGACCGCGTCTATGATGAAGATAGTTTTCATCGCTCGCTCACTTCGGGCCGCGCCAAGGTGGGCGTTAGGATCCCACCCAACTACAGCGACAGCCTGGCCCAAGGACGTCAGGCGCAGGTCCAAGTGTTGATCGACGGCAGCGACTCACAAGTGGCGACCACCGCCCAAAACGCGGTCGCGCTGCTTGGTCTCAACCTTTCGATCGGTCGGGCGAAAAACAGTGCAGGCGAAGTTCAGCGGGCGCCGGCTCGCGATCAATGGGGCGAGCTGGCCCTGCCGATCGACATCCGGCCGCGCTTGCTGTACAACCCCGACCTGGAAAGCGCCCGGTTCTTTGTGCCGGGGCTGGTCGGCATCATCCTGCAGTTGGTGACGCTCTTTCTGACCGCCTTCGCCATCGTTCGGGAGCGCGAGCTGGGAACGCTCGAGCAGTTGTTCGTCACGCCGGTCGGCCGGGCGGGCCTCGTGCTCGGTAAGTTGATTCCCTACTCGATCATCGGCCTGGTCGAAATGCTGCTGGTGCTGACCGTCATGGTCTATGTCTTCGGCGTGCCGATCCGGGGCAACCTGTTTTTGCTGACGGTGCTGTCGGCACTGTTTATCGTCTGCTCGCTTGGCCTGGGACTGCTGGTCTCGACGCTGGCCAAGACGCAGGTCGCGGCGCTGCAGTTTTCGTTTCTGATCATGCTGCCGTCGGTCCTCCTGTCGGGATTCATGTTCCCCCGCAGCGAAATGCCGTTGCCGATCTACCTGGTGACGTTCGCCATCCCGGTCACCTACTTCATCGAAATCCTCCGGGGCATCGTCCTGCGCAACGCCGACTTCGTCGATCTGATTCCCTCGATCGCCGGATTGTCGATCTGCTGCTTCGTGATCCTCTCCCTGTCGATTGCGCGTTTCAGGAAGCAGCTGGACTAG
- the nadA gene encoding quinolinate synthase NadA: MTTTLQTPAFDFAPYRSLSNEELTERINAVRSKQGSRLLILGHHYQQDEVIALADLRGDSYQLSKMAAESGDCRNIVFCGVHFMAETADILANRPEKVAERNGHRVDVILPDMAAGCSMADMAAIEQVENAWEDLGELIDTEDITPVTYINSAASLKSFVGKHGGIVCTSSNAASVLKWAFERTSRVLFFPDQHLGRNTALTMGITNDQMPVWNPYDSELGGNTEEAIQNSKVILWKGHCSVHQMFKKEHVAAFRRDYPGIQILVHPECMQEVNEIADVSGSTGKIIETVKNAPAGTKWAIGTELHLVNRLKQEHPEQEIHFLSPVVCMCATMYRIDLAHLCWSLENLDAGSPVNVVRVDDETAQWSRTALERMLSVK, encoded by the coding sequence ATGACCACGACGCTTCAGACCCCCGCATTCGATTTCGCTCCTTACCGTTCGCTTAGCAACGAAGAGCTGACTGAGCGGATCAATGCGGTCCGCAGCAAGCAAGGCAGCCGTCTGCTGATTTTGGGGCATCATTACCAGCAGGACGAAGTAATCGCGCTGGCCGACCTGCGCGGCGACAGTTATCAACTGAGCAAGATGGCGGCCGAGAGCGGCGACTGTCGCAACATCGTCTTCTGCGGCGTTCACTTCATGGCCGAGACCGCCGACATTTTGGCTAACCGGCCCGAGAAAGTCGCCGAGCGCAATGGTCACCGCGTCGACGTCATCTTGCCGGACATGGCGGCCGGTTGCTCGATGGCCGACATGGCGGCGATCGAACAAGTCGAAAACGCCTGGGAGGATCTCGGCGAACTGATCGATACCGAAGACATCACGCCGGTCACGTACATCAACTCGGCCGCCAGTCTCAAATCGTTCGTCGGCAAGCATGGCGGTATCGTCTGCACGTCGAGCAACGCCGCTTCGGTTTTGAAATGGGCGTTCGAGCGGACCAGCCGCGTTCTGTTCTTCCCAGATCAACACCTGGGGCGCAACACCGCGCTGACGATGGGAATCACGAACGATCAGATGCCGGTCTGGAATCCCTATGATTCGGAACTTGGCGGCAACACCGAAGAAGCGATCCAGAACTCGAAAGTAATCCTCTGGAAAGGTCACTGCAGCGTTCATCAGATGTTCAAGAAGGAACATGTCGCCGCGTTTCGTCGCGACTATCCCGGGATCCAGATCTTGGTTCATCCCGAGTGCATGCAGGAAGTCAACGAGATCGCCGACGTCTCGGGCTCGACCGGCAAGATCATCGAGACGGTCAAGAATGCTCCGGCTGGCACCAAGTGGGCGATCGGCACCGAACTGCACCTGGTCAATCGCCTGAAACAGGAACATCCCGAGCAAGAGATTCACTTCCTGTCGCCGGTCGTCTGCATGTGCGCCACGATGTATCGCATCGACCTGGCCCATCTTTGCTGGAGCCTCGAGAATCTCGACGCTGGTAGCCCGGTCAACGTCGTCCGCGTCGATGACGAAACGGCCCAGTGGTCGCGGACCGCTTTGGAGCGGATGCTGAGCGTCAAATAG
- the panB gene encoding 3-methyl-2-oxobutanoate hydroxymethyltransferase, which translates to MSSHKQASDRITVPKFVAMKRDGKKLSMLTAYDYTMAQLLDEAGVDSILVGDSLSMVVQGHDTTLPVTLDEMIYHAKMVARAVKRALVIVDLPFPSFHLGVYSAIEAAGRVLKETGAQAVKLEGGVEQAEVIAGLVSAGIPVMAHVGLRPQLVMQMGGYKVQRDEEQLMADAMAAQNAGAFGMVLECVPRSSAEKISAELSIPTIGIGAGVGCDGQVLVVNDMLGLTGGYVPKFVKAYADLRGQISTAAKQYCEEVRSGAFPAEAQSFK; encoded by the coding sequence ATGTCCTCGCACAAACAAGCCTCGGACCGCATCACCGTCCCCAAATTTGTCGCAATGAAACGGGACGGCAAGAAACTTTCGATGCTCACCGCCTACGACTACACCATGGCGCAGCTGCTCGACGAAGCAGGTGTAGACTCGATCCTGGTTGGCGATAGCCTCTCGATGGTCGTTCAAGGACATGACACCACGCTGCCGGTCACCCTCGACGAGATGATCTATCACGCCAAGATGGTTGCCCGGGCGGTGAAACGAGCCCTGGTGATCGTCGATCTGCCGTTTCCCAGCTTTCACCTCGGCGTTTACAGCGCCATCGAAGCGGCGGGCCGCGTCTTGAAAGAAACCGGCGCCCAAGCGGTCAAACTGGAAGGGGGCGTCGAGCAAGCGGAAGTAATCGCCGGGCTCGTCTCCGCAGGAATCCCGGTCATGGCTCACGTCGGACTTCGCCCCCAACTGGTGATGCAAATGGGTGGCTACAAAGTACAACGCGACGAAGAACAGCTGATGGCCGACGCCATGGCCGCCCAAAACGCCGGGGCCTTCGGCATGGTGCTGGAGTGTGTTCCGCGTTCATCGGCCGAAAAAATCTCGGCCGAACTGTCGATTCCTACCATCGGTATCGGCGCTGGCGTCGGCTGCGACGGCCAGGTGCTGGTCGTCAACGACATGCTGGGCCTGACCGGCGGCTATGTGCCGAAGTTCGTCAAAGCGTACGCCGATCTTCGCGGGCAAATCTCGACCGCCGCCAAACAATACTGCGAAGAAGTCCGCAGCGGCGCCTTTCCGGCGGAAGCCCAAAGTTTCAAATAA
- a CDS encoding HlyD family secretion protein — MSSRIALIAVLILIFGSLLAYSQLRHEPLKVSGYIEAEDIRLGSRVGGRIAEVLAEEGDLVKQGQVLVRLEPFDLNEQLAAAKAEQDDQQALLNKLQAGYRAEEIAQAKAQVDELSARLQMLVNGPRQQEIDAARAELKMASSQLELAQANYKREKEVFEKGAGTQEKFDRVSDLLREAESNSVIRESTLSLLVEGTRQEEIAQARAALARASEEFNLRKSGYRDEEIAQAKAAVAAATANVAAIETRIGELNITAPTDAIVEALELEPGDLMPPNAPMLTLIDPKKLWVRAYVPENHLNIQLGQKLPITVDSYDEQFAGEITFIARNAEFTPNNVQTPEERSKQVFRIKVTLLDGRDKLRSGMAADVWLEPQGK; from the coding sequence ATGTCGTCTCGCATCGCCCTGATCGCCGTGCTGATCCTCATCTTTGGATCGCTGTTGGCTTACAGCCAATTGCGGCACGAACCGCTGAAAGTCTCGGGCTATATCGAGGCCGAAGATATCCGTCTCGGCTCGCGCGTCGGCGGACGAATCGCCGAAGTGCTGGCCGAGGAAGGGGACCTGGTCAAGCAAGGGCAGGTGCTCGTTCGCCTGGAACCGTTCGATCTGAACGAACAACTGGCCGCCGCAAAAGCCGAACAGGACGACCAGCAGGCGCTGCTCAACAAGCTGCAGGCAGGCTACCGCGCCGAAGAGATCGCTCAAGCCAAAGCGCAGGTTGACGAACTTTCGGCTCGACTCCAGATGCTGGTCAATGGTCCGCGGCAGCAAGAGATCGACGCCGCCCGGGCCGAATTGAAGATGGCCTCGTCGCAATTGGAACTGGCCCAGGCCAACTACAAGCGCGAGAAGGAGGTGTTCGAGAAGGGCGCCGGCACGCAGGAGAAGTTCGATCGGGTCTCGGATCTGCTGCGCGAGGCGGAAAGCAATTCGGTCATTCGCGAGAGCACCTTGTCGCTGTTGGTCGAAGGAACTCGCCAGGAAGAAATCGCCCAGGCCCGTGCAGCGCTCGCTCGAGCGAGCGAAGAGTTCAACCTGCGGAAATCGGGCTATCGCGATGAAGAGATCGCCCAGGCCAAAGCGGCCGTCGCCGCGGCAACGGCCAACGTCGCTGCGATCGAGACGAGAATTGGCGAGCTGAATATTACCGCCCCGACCGATGCGATCGTCGAAGCGCTCGAGCTGGAGCCGGGCGACTTGATGCCGCCCAACGCCCCGATGCTGACGTTGATCGATCCGAAGAAGTTGTGGGTGCGGGCCTACGTTCCAGAAAACCATCTCAATATCCAGCTGGGTCAAAAGCTGCCGATCACCGTCGACAGCTATGACGAACAGTTTGCCGGGGAAATCACATTCATCGCTCGCAACGCCGAGTTCACACCCAACAACGTACAAACGCCGGAGGAACGCTCGAAGCAGGTCTTCCGCATCAAGGTGACGCTGCTCGACGGACGCGATAAGCTGCGCAGCGGAATGGCCGCCGACGTCTGGCTCGAGCCGCAAGGAAAGTAG
- a CDS encoding HAD-IIA family hydrolase yields MSLGFLIDMDGVIYRGSQLIDGADRFIATLKKKQIPFLFLTNNSQRTRRDVSAKLNRMGIDVEEERIFTCAMATARFLAKQKPGGTAFVIGEGGLHNALHRNGYAIVDHAPDYVVVGEARSITLEMLDAAVQMVLDGAQLIATNLDPNCPTKNGTRSGCGATVSFIEKATGKQAFSVGKPSPVMMRSAQWELGVRSWETVMIGDTMETDILGAVQMGYYATLTLSGGSRAEDLSSYAFRPDRVINSVADLIEDIENDTMLPAWDHGIMPHAMEENERMMYAASRSM; encoded by the coding sequence ATGAGCCTTGGATTTTTGATTGACATGGATGGCGTGATTTACCGCGGCAGTCAGCTGATTGACGGCGCGGACCGCTTTATCGCCACACTGAAAAAGAAGCAGATCCCTTTTTTATTCCTGACCAATAACAGTCAGCGAACTCGCCGCGACGTTTCGGCCAAGCTGAACCGCATGGGGATCGACGTCGAAGAAGAGCGGATCTTCACCTGCGCGATGGCGACCGCCCGCTTTCTGGCGAAACAGAAGCCAGGCGGAACGGCGTTTGTGATTGGCGAAGGTGGCTTGCACAACGCGCTTCACCGCAATGGCTATGCGATCGTCGATCACGCGCCTGACTACGTGGTGGTAGGCGAAGCTCGTTCGATCACGCTGGAGATGTTGGATGCCGCGGTGCAGATGGTGCTGGATGGCGCGCAGTTGATTGCGACCAACTTGGACCCCAACTGCCCGACCAAGAACGGCACCCGCAGCGGCTGTGGCGCGACCGTTTCGTTTATCGAAAAGGCGACCGGCAAGCAGGCCTTCAGCGTCGGCAAGCCAAGCCCGGTGATGATGCGTTCGGCGCAGTGGGAACTGGGAGTTCGATCGTGGGAAACGGTCATGATCGGCGACACGATGGAGACCGACATCCTGGGCGCTGTGCAGATGGGTTACTACGCCACGTTAACGCTCAGCGGCGGTTCGCGAGCCGAAGACCTGTCGTCATATGCGTTCCGCCCAGATCGCGTGATCAACTCAGTCGCCGATTTGATCGAAGACATCGAGAACGATACGATGCTGCCCGCGTGGGATCATGGCATCATGCCGCATGCGATGGAAGAGAACGAACGGATGATGTACGCCGCTTCGCGGAGTATGTAA
- the lysA gene encoding diaminopimelate decarboxylase, giving the protein MPTVPHFQTFRTEISGVSVVDLAAKYGTPTFVYDAAKIVERINDLRKFDVIRYAQKACSNLAILDLVRRNDVLVDAVSAGEIRRALAAGYVPKGEPAPIVYTADIFDREALELCVEHGLHVNCGSPDMIAQLGQAAPGSEITLRINPGFGHGHSQKTNTGGQQSKHGIWHEQLNDCLLIADQHGVRVTGLHMHIGSGTDLEHLAQVCGAMEKAALEVGRTITTISAGGGLPIPYNESQSYVDLDQYFELWNDVRNRLQDAFGHDISLEIEPGRYLSAEAGYLLAEIRAIKSMGDNKFYVVDAGFNNLARPILYGSYHPMSIALASGEAEERPHVDVVVGGPLCESGDIFTQTEGGFVGTRSLPAASIGDFLVIECAGAYGSVMGSNYNSKPLAAEVMIQDGQIHLIRERQSFENMIAGEHIPR; this is encoded by the coding sequence ATGCCGACCGTGCCGCATTTCCAAACGTTTCGCACCGAAATCTCCGGGGTCTCCGTTGTGGATTTGGCGGCGAAATACGGCACGCCGACCTTCGTTTATGACGCGGCGAAAATTGTCGAGCGAATCAACGACCTCCGCAAGTTCGACGTCATCCGCTATGCCCAAAAGGCCTGCTCGAACCTAGCGATCCTCGATCTGGTTCGCCGCAACGACGTGCTGGTCGACGCGGTCAGCGCTGGCGAAATCCGCCGAGCCCTTGCCGCTGGCTACGTCCCCAAGGGGGAACCGGCGCCAATCGTCTACACCGCCGACATCTTTGATCGCGAAGCGCTGGAGTTGTGCGTCGAGCATGGTCTGCATGTGAACTGCGGTTCGCCCGACATGATCGCACAATTGGGCCAAGCGGCGCCCGGCAGCGAGATCACGCTGCGGATCAACCCTGGCTTCGGTCATGGCCATAGCCAAAAGACCAACACCGGCGGCCAACAATCAAAGCACGGCATCTGGCACGAACAGCTGAACGACTGCCTGCTGATCGCCGACCAACATGGCGTACGCGTCACCGGCCTGCACATGCACATCGGCTCCGGCACCGACCTGGAGCACCTGGCCCAAGTCTGCGGCGCCATGGAAAAGGCGGCGCTGGAAGTGGGCCGCACCATCACCACGATCAGCGCTGGGGGCGGGTTGCCGATTCCGTACAACGAGTCGCAGTCGTATGTTGATCTTGATCAGTACTTTGAACTCTGGAACGACGTCCGCAATCGCCTGCAAGACGCGTTCGGGCATGATATCTCGCTCGAGATCGAACCGGGCCGCTACCTCTCGGCCGAAGCAGGCTATCTGCTGGCCGAAATTCGCGCCATCAAATCGATGGGCGATAACAAGTTCTACGTCGTCGACGCGGGCTTCAACAATCTGGCTCGTCCGATCCTGTACGGCTCATATCATCCGATGTCGATCGCGCTGGCCAGCGGCGAAGCCGAAGAGCGTCCGCATGTCGACGTCGTCGTCGGCGGTCCGCTCTGTGAGTCAGGCGACATCTTCACGCAAACCGAAGGGGGCTTCGTCGGCACCCGCAGCTTACCTGCGGCGTCGATTGGAGACTTCCTGGTGATCGAGTGCGCCGGAGCGTATGGCTCGGTAATGGGCTCGAACTACAACTCGAAGCCGCTCGCCGCCGAGGTGATGATCCAAGACGGTCAAATCCACCTGATCCGCGAACGCCAGTCGTTTGAAAACATGATCGCTGGCGAGCACATCCCGCGCTAG
- a CDS encoding thioredoxin domain-containing protein, producing the protein MANRLANESSPYLLQHAANPVHWRPWDAAALEEAVEADKPIFLSIGYSACHWCHVMEHESFENPAIADYLNEHFISIKVDREERPDLDQIYMNAVQMLTGRGGWPMSVFLTPQLKPFFGGTYWPPTSKAGMPGFDQVLRAVMDAWQNRRAIALEQSDKFAERLQEIGQAEDSGEAIGLELLDQAYKYLESVYDFNHGGFGGAPKFPHTMDLAVCLRYSRRKPDSRALEIVTHNLDQMARGGIYDHLGGGFARYSVDAEWLVPHFEKMLYDNALLVGIYVDAYRATDREDFARVARETCDYVIHYLTDESGGFHSAEDADSEGVEGKFYVWNRDEIVSALGEVRGYRFCEIYDVSESGNFEGHNILNLPQSIEAWTAAKGVNAIELREELGADRAKLLRIRDDRIRPSKDDKVLVSWNGLMIESLAQAAGALAEPKYLAAAEKAADFLFDTMIDERGRLLHSYRQGVAKLAAYLDDYANLANACVSLYEATFDDRWLDRAIDLTNLMIRHFADPAGGGFYFTADDHEQLIARNKDLYDNSVPSGNSMAAVVLLRLAALLGNTDLLDEALTAMRVAAPLMKKHPTATGQMLTAVDRYVGPAREVVVLGHPTSGDTQTFLTEYRRSYSPNSVIACVSPTEMPEEDAPLAPIFAGKMPLPDADGTVYVCENFACQRPVIAKDAIGELGAS; encoded by the coding sequence ATGGCGAATCGCCTGGCCAATGAGTCGAGTCCCTACCTGCTGCAACATGCCGCCAACCCAGTCCATTGGCGTCCGTGGGATGCGGCCGCTTTGGAGGAGGCGGTCGAAGCGGACAAGCCGATCTTTCTGTCGATTGGCTATTCGGCGTGTCATTGGTGTCACGTCATGGAGCACGAAAGCTTCGAGAACCCGGCGATCGCGGACTACCTGAACGAGCACTTCATCTCGATCAAGGTCGACCGCGAAGAGCGTCCCGATCTTGATCAGATCTACATGAACGCCGTCCAGATGCTGACCGGCCGCGGCGGTTGGCCGATGTCGGTCTTTCTAACGCCGCAGCTGAAACCGTTCTTCGGCGGCACCTACTGGCCGCCAACATCCAAGGCAGGCATGCCTGGCTTCGACCAAGTGTTGCGGGCGGTGATGGACGCCTGGCAAAACCGCCGGGCGATTGCGCTCGAACAATCCGACAAATTCGCCGAACGCCTGCAAGAGATTGGACAGGCCGAAGACTCCGGCGAAGCGATCGGCCTCGAACTGCTCGATCAGGCGTACAAGTACCTCGAATCGGTCTATGACTTCAACCACGGCGGTTTCGGCGGAGCGCCGAAGTTTCCGCACACCATGGATCTGGCGGTTTGCCTGCGTTACAGTCGCCGTAAGCCTGACAGCCGCGCACTGGAGATCGTGACGCACAACCTCGACCAAATGGCTCGGGGCGGTATCTACGATCATCTCGGCGGCGGCTTCGCGCGGTATTCAGTCGATGCCGAGTGGCTCGTTCCCCACTTCGAAAAAATGCTCTACGACAATGCGCTGCTCGTCGGCATCTATGTCGACGCCTATCGCGCGACCGATCGGGAAGATTTTGCTCGTGTTGCCCGCGAAACTTGCGACTATGTCATTCACTATCTGACCGACGAATCGGGCGGCTTTCACAGCGCCGAGGACGCCGACAGCGAAGGGGTCGAGGGGAAGTTCTACGTCTGGAATCGTGACGAGATCGTCTCTGCCCTCGGCGAAGTCCGCGGCTATCGCTTCTGCGAAATCTACGACGTCAGCGAGTCCGGCAACTTCGAGGGGCACAACATCCTGAACCTGCCGCAGTCGATTGAAGCTTGGACCGCCGCCAAGGGAGTAAACGCAATCGAGCTGCGCGAGGAGCTCGGCGCCGATCGTGCGAAGCTACTACGAATTCGAGACGATCGTATTCGCCCCAGTAAGGACGACAAGGTTCTCGTCAGCTGGAACGGCCTGATGATCGAGAGCCTGGCTCAGGCGGCCGGTGCGCTTGCCGAGCCGAAGTATCTCGCCGCAGCCGAAAAGGCGGCCGACTTCCTGTTCGATACCATGATCGACGAGCGGGGACGCCTCCTTCATTCCTATCGCCAGGGCGTTGCTAAATTAGCCGCCTACTTAGACGACTACGCGAATCTGGCCAATGCCTGCGTCTCGCTTTACGAAGCGACGTTTGACGATCGTTGGCTCGACCGAGCGATCGACCTGACGAACCTGATGATCCGCCACTTTGCCGATCCGGCAGGGGGCGGCTTCTACTTCACGGCCGATGATCATGAACAACTGATCGCACGCAACAAAGACCTGTATGACAACAGCGTCCCCAGCGGCAACTCGATGGCGGCGGTCGTCTTGCTGCGGCTGGCCGCGCTATTGGGCAACACCGACCTGCTGGACGAAGCGCTAACGGCGATGCGGGTTGCAGCGCCGTTGATGAAAAAGCATCCAACTGCCACCGGGCAAATGCTGACGGCGGTTGATCGCTATGTCGGCCCGGCCCGCGAAGTAGTGGTCTTGGGCCATCCGACGTCGGGCGACACGCAAACATTTCTGACAGAATACCGCCGCAGCTACTCCCCCAACAGCGTCATCGCCTGCGTTTCGCCGACCGAGATGCCGGAGGAAGACGCTCCATTGGCGCCGATTTTCGCAGGCAAGATGCCGCTGCCGGATGCCGACGGCACCGTCTACGTCTGCGAAAACTTCGCCTGTCAGCGGCCGGTGATCGCCAAGGACGCGATCGGCGAACTTGGGGCCAGCTAA